A window of the Streptomyces luomodiensis genome harbors these coding sequences:
- a CDS encoding carbohydrate ABC transporter permease: MADAVAKPPRVTRRRTGGPPRRLPYLLIAPAGLLMLGFIAYPMLSVLYYSLQHYNVTKPWRNGWAGFANFTRVFTDDPQFWDTLVFSGKWVVTEVLLQLLLGLALALLVNQTFLGRGLARALVFSPWAVSGVLTTTIWMLLYNPSTGISRYLADAGIGTYGTSVLSDTGTVFWAAVVAELWRGVPFFAILILADLQSIPGDLYEAASVDGAGRARRFFHITLPHLKDAIILSTLLRGVWEFNNVDLLYTLTGGGPAGQTTTLPLYVANTGINGHDFGYASALTTVAFVILLFCSILYLRLSKFGGDTT; this comes from the coding sequence ATGGCCGACGCCGTGGCGAAACCACCCCGGGTCACCCGGCGCCGTACCGGAGGACCGCCCCGCCGCCTCCCGTATCTGCTGATCGCCCCCGCCGGGCTGCTGATGCTGGGCTTCATCGCCTATCCGATGCTCAGCGTCCTCTACTACAGCCTCCAGCACTACAACGTCACCAAGCCCTGGCGGAACGGCTGGGCCGGCTTCGCGAACTTCACCCGCGTCTTCACCGACGATCCGCAGTTCTGGGACACCCTCGTCTTCAGCGGCAAATGGGTCGTCACCGAGGTGCTGCTGCAACTCCTGCTCGGCCTCGCGCTCGCCCTGCTGGTCAACCAGACCTTCCTGGGCCGCGGCCTCGCCCGCGCCCTGGTCTTCTCGCCCTGGGCCGTGTCCGGGGTGCTGACCACCACCATCTGGATGCTGCTCTACAACCCCTCGACCGGCATCAGCCGCTATCTCGCGGACGCCGGGATCGGCACCTACGGCACCTCGGTGCTCTCCGACACCGGGACCGTCTTCTGGGCCGCCGTGGTCGCCGAACTCTGGCGCGGCGTCCCGTTCTTCGCGATCCTCATCCTCGCCGACCTCCAGTCCATCCCGGGGGACCTGTACGAGGCGGCCTCGGTCGACGGCGCGGGCCGGGCGCGGCGGTTCTTCCACATCACCCTGCCGCACCTCAAGGACGCGATCATCCTGTCCACGCTGCTGCGCGGGGTGTGGGAGTTCAACAACGTCGATCTGCTCTACACCCTCACCGGCGGCGGACCGGCCGGGCAGACCACCACCCTTCCGCTGTACGTCGCCAACACCGGGATCAACGGCCATGACTTCGGCTACGCCTCCGCGCTGACCACCGTCGCCTTCGTGATCCTCCTCTTCTGCTCGATCCTCTATCTGCGCCTGAGCAAGTTCGGAGGCGACACCACGTGA